cgggcctggaagtcagaggacatggattctaatccccgatccaccacttgtctgctgtgtgaccttgagaaagtcacttcacctctctgtgtctgttacctcatctgtaaaatggggattaagaccatagcCCCaagtggagcatggactgtgtcgaacctgatcaccttgtatctaccccccaccctcccggggcttagtacagggaccgtctctatacgttgccaacttgtatttcccaagcgcttagtacagtgctctgcacacagtaagcgctcaataaatacgattgaatgaatgaatagtaagtgcttcataaataccttttttttaaaaaaaagtccctggcccacccaGCAGCACACCCATTCCTGAGCCCAAGTCCTACCCAGGATCTGATCTTCTACCTCCTACTGTCCGGGCCAGTATTTCCCCATGCTCCTGATGGAATGTGGGGCCCACGCCCCTATGCtcacctttcccccccaccccccccaacctccccagccctcctgCCGGCCCCagaaccccctcctctcccatccaagataccccatccctcccttcctgcccacTTCCGATTCCCTTCTTCTCTGTTAGCGCCAGctgctccccacccctctcctgcaTGCCATGGACCAGAACACAAGGGCCTTTCAGTCTCCTGGGAGGGGGCGGCGGTGGCACGAGGAGGGAATCAAGAGCACAAGccagagggggccgggagggacagTGAATTGAAGTTCTGACATTGTCCCCCACACatcctgccacccccccccccccccccaggaactGTCTTGAActccctggggagggggaaggcggggggaaggaAACTCCActcctgggaggaagaggagaaggaggagcaggaggaggaggaagagagcacaaGCAGAGAAGGGAAGGTTGGAGAAAGGGTGGCCAGAGGCAGGGGCATGTCTGCAAACAAGGTCTAGATGTCTGAGGCCGGGGGAAGGAGAGGCAAGGCCGTTAaggttgggggcaggaggggcggAGTGGAGGGCCGAACCTTAGAATAGAGTCCACAGTTACCTCTGGAAACTGAGAAGGGAGGCGATTCGTGGGGTTTCCCTCAGTCTAAAATCTGAGAGCGGATAAATTTCCTTAGGGAATTCCCTGGCTCCGGAACCCGAGTGGAGGAGTTTTCTCGGGGGATGCCCTACGTTCCAAAACCCCTAACTATAAATCCACAGAGTCGTTGCCAAAGCGGGGTGAGGAGCACCCCATGCCAGATGTGAGCAGCTGGCTGTGTGTAACCACTGACTCATCCCAGACCAGGCCCAAAGCCACGGCTCTCTCCcagcgggaaggggagggggaaagaagcaaGGGAAATTCTTCAGGAAAAACAAATTAAACTCGGGGTCCAGCTGATCCCCAGCGGTTCCAGAAGAGGGCACGACCagaagtggggtggggaaggggaaaagggggatgggggaagaggaagaggaaggaggcaaagagcagggaggagaggaagggggaaaggagaagcgagaagaggaaaggggaagaggaaaggggaaaggaagagaggaagggagaggggaagaggaaagagacgtGGAAGAGAGACGAGTccgtctttcctcttttcccctcccaccgCAACTTGGTGGTCACACCGGATCTCTGGGCTATCGGTGTGGGGTGTCAGGGTCGCACCTTCTCGGGTGCCCTGTCCATGGTGCTGAGCCCCGCGGGATGTTCTGGCCCCCAGCCCGGGAGggacgggggggaagggggagggttcCCGGGAGGTAGGAGGAATCCAGCGGCCAGGGGACCGCGGAGAACCACCATGGAATATCGGAGGTCGAAGGGCAGGAGACGGGGGTGCGGGGGTGCGAGGAGGACCCTCGGCGGCAGGGacgcccccgtccccccacccccaaatcccagGAGATGAGGAAGGGCTGGAGCCCACCCTACAGTACCTTGCCCCAATTGCAAGGCCAGAAGAggagggcgggggaaagggaaaaggaaagacgaaaggggggaagaaggaaggagaaaagagcaggggaaactggggaaggagggaaggagaccagGCCGGAGAAGGCCCCCAGCAGGTCCCACCCCTCCCCGCAGGCCGGGGTCCCagaggatgggtgggtggggctTCCTTGCTGGTTCCTACACCGGGCCGCTCACCTGTCCGGCCGCGGGGCAGCCCCGACAGGACGGCCATCACCAGGCAGAGAGCCCGCCCGCCCCAACCGCGGCCTCCTGGCCaccgcctctccatccccggcTCCGCCTGGACAATGAGGGGGAAGGGTTCTCCAGGTCAGATGAGCGTCCCGTTCGGATCCGGGTCGGGTCAGGTTCAGATCACGGGTCCGGGTCGGGATCTGATCGGGTCGTTTCCGATCCGGATGCCCTTTGTcgcgggttgggggcggggggcgaggagtGCGGATTGGGGGCGTgtttctggggggcgggggggggggggctctccaCCTCGCTTCGCTCCGCTCCGGATACTCACAGTGGTGCTCAGGGTCGGCTAGGAAACTTCCCCGGAGCCCCCGCCCCCGACTGTCCCCCAGCgccccctccccagtgcctccctcctccccctcccattctgactcctcctctgccctcctcctcccttctcctcctcctcctcctccgctccttaaccctcccttctttctgaatcccccccccccgtccccgtcccctctCGTGCCAAGAGGGAGGACGGGCGTGGTGGTGGGGGAAGCGGGAATCCCGGACGGTCCCCAGCCTCGATCCGCTCGGAGTCGGTGTGGGCgtgagaggggagggagtcgtcggggggtgggggtggggggcggagtaGGAGGGAGGCTAGCCATTCCCTGATTGGGCCGCAATTCTGTTACTCACACCTAGACGCACCCGTCATAAAAATAAGGCACAGCCGAGGGGGGACAgcgaagtaaatcaatcaatcgtatttattgagcgcttactgtgtgcagagcgctgtactaagcgcttgggaagtccaagttggcacatatagagacagtccctacccaacagtgggctcacagtctaaaagggggagacagagaacaaagccaaacatgctaacaaaataaatagaatagatatgtacaagcaaaatagagtaataaatatgtacagacatatacacatatatacaggtgctgtggggaagggaaggaggtaagatggggggatggaggggggacgagggggagaggaaggaaggggctcagtcggggggggggggggtactggATTCCTCTCCACCATCTCGCCCCCACCCCTAACTCCTACCCCGGGGCTCTctatggggcgggggaggagatggTAAAAACAGGGACCACCCTCTCAGGCTGAAGAGATACATTGAGAGAGACAGTgggggacagagagatggagggggaagagagcttgCAGATCTCCCGAGCAGGGTCTGCCTGTCACGGGCGGACCCTCAAAGTATCCACGCGCACACCCGTGTATGTGCGTGCGGGCTTGGGCAAGTGCTGCCCGGGGGCAATCCgagaggcttcttggagaaggtggttCTGCCAGGTTAGGAGAAGGGGACTCTGGGGGCACTTCGAGTTCAGTGAACAGGAGAACTGCAGCGAGGAGGCACGCAGGGCAATGCAGGTCCAGAGCTGTGGGTCccccgtgccccccaccccccgcctcccgcCACATGCGGCCCCTGAGCACAAGAACAGCTCCTGGCCCATTCGCCTCCTCCTCCAATCTTGTTCCCATCCCAAACTGGAGAAGCAAGTTCTGCCTTCCAACTAACCCGAATGTGCCTtgctgcgggagggagagggggacgtgtcAGCTCAGAGGGTTGGAAGTGTCGCCTGATTTGGGGAAGATAGAAGTGGCAGGTTGcagacagaggcagaggcagcGAGACCgtcagagagatagagaggcacagagagaagtgcaTTGcccaagggatggagagagacggtAAGAGGCAGAGTGAGAGTCAGTTCGAGAGAAACGGAGAGGTACTGAGGCGGAGACCCGGagcagagacatagagagacagtgaaACACAGGGACAAAGTCAGTGaggacagagaaacagaaagagagagagaatgtgaagCAGAGCAGAGCTCTTGAGcagtaaattccttaagggcaggggcaTGTGATTAGCTTAtggtggactctcccaaacatttagtccagggctcttcactcagtagatgctcaataaataccactgaagatacAGAGAAAGTAACAGGCAGAAACACTGGCTGGGATAGTGGGTTCCCTAACATTCCGAGAGCATCTGTAGCCCCCCTCCTTTAATCATTTGGGGGCGGTCAGTGTCCATGATCAACTATAGGAGAGTGGGCCAAtgaccctctctcctccccacagccctccCAACTGCTGCATGAACACCTGTTCCCAAATGCCCGGGTCCTGTCCTGCCTGCACCTAGCAAGTCACATGACCTCCACCCAGCCCTTAAGCATCTCATCCTGCGGGTGGGGGACATCTGTCATGGCCAAGAGCCAGGACCCCGTCAGCCACTGAAGGACCGTGCTAatcagagaaaaacagagagagagagagagagagagagagggggggggggggggggacagagaaaggggtggggaTCAGATATGGCTGGAAGCCGGGACACAGGAAGCCGCAAGAGGACCGTGCTTATCACCGGCTGTTCCTCTGGAATTGGCCTCCAGCTGGCCGTCCAACTGGCCCAGGACCCCCAGCAGCGTTACCAGGGTGAGCTCCTCGCTGGGTTAGGGAtggggcttgggaggggacacGAGTGCTCCGGGATCCTCTCATCTATGGGATGAGAGGGGTGGAAgggatagggtggggggagggggaggagacttCTCACATTTTGGAGTCCTAAATGGTCTCAGCACCAGGAGCAGGTGAAGGAAACCAGCCATGTAGCATCCCCTTACCTTCCCGAGCCCCGCGTCTGCATGCTCACCCACGGACCCTCATGGACCACTAACACCCAGCGACcaatggaggagaggaatggaacAGGGCAGGGAAAGAGGGGTGGGACATCCAATCACACCCATGGCTTTCCCCTCAGACCCATGCCCActtcttccatccctccccttcacaCCTGCTAGTTTCAGGGATGAGGGGATCAGAATCTTCATTGCAGGATGGGCCCCCACATCCCTTCCTGTCCCATCACCCTGACggactctccttcttctccccactttccactcccaccccctaaagCTTGCCGCTGAGCCCCTGACAGATGCCTGGCCCCTTCCTCAGGATTAAGGGCTGGGAACTTAAGCTTCTTACACAACCACCTTTTATGACCTTAGTCCTCACGCAGGCAGGAGGGGCTGGGCAGCCCAAGGGCCAGGCTGGTCTGAGCCAAGCCATGTGGGTCTCAGTGGTGGGCAACCATCCAAGAGTAACCCTGAGAGAGTTATCCCCCACTTTGCAAGAGAATTACACCCCTGGCCCCATAAATCACTCCCCATTATTTCTCTCAAGGGActggaagggggcagagaggaggggaaagggagagaggaatgatTGCGAGTGGGGGAGGGTTCTAGGAGATGAGAAGAGGGCAGGAGGACAGAAACAAGAAGGGACGCGAGCCAGGGGCCCTGTGCCCCAGACCAACACATCTAGTTACCAATGCTGGGTGCCAGGACTGATGTGGGTGAAAAAGAACTGTTGCTCAAGAGATGTGGAGAGTCTTCAGTGCTCACTTTGGTAAGGTTTGGCTGTCCCAATGGGTTGCCCCACCCCCACTACTCCCCTCCTACCCAGAATCGCTGACACCCTGTAGCGGGTGCCTGATCCCCGGCAGGGTGGGGCACCCTAGGATTGGACAAGAAGTCCTCGCCAGCTGAGTTCTAAGGTACCACCCCCCACTCCACACAATGACACTACTCAGCAGGTGGCTGAGCATACTGTGGGAGGAGAATGGGCAAAGATCCCTCCCCAGCCTTCCCTCCTAGACCCCAGGCCCAGTCAGTTCCACCCTCTCTTTCCAGTCATAGCCACTATGCGGGAcctgaagaagaaggaagagctgGAAGCAGCTGCGGGAAAGGCCCTGGGCCAGACACTGACCATAGCCCAACTTGATGTCTGCAGGGATGAGTCCGTGGCCTCGTGTCTGAGCGGCCACTGGGGTGGTGAAGTCGATGTTCTCGGTGAGATGAAGGTTTGGTCCTCTCCCCTTTCACCTCTTTACCCACCTGCAGAGGTCATTCGGACCTTCCCCCTGCTCCCAACAATATTAATGAATACTAGCCCCTAATCCAGTCCAACCCATGGGGCGGGGGCCCTCCTGTTCTTAAAGGAAAGGAGCCCCATGTTCTCCCTTGCTCCTTCCCCCCTGACTGTTGGAAAGTCCCCCTTGGCTCTAACTAAGTGTCTCTTgctgccacctaataataataatagtggtatttgttaagtgcttgttgtgtgccaggcactatactaagcacaggagtggatacaagccaatcgggttgaacacagtccctgtcccacctggagctcctagtctcaatccccattttccagatgaggtgactgaggcccagagaagtgaaatgacttgcccaaggtcgcacagcagacaagtggcagagccaggattagaacctgtgatccTCTGCCTCTGGGGCCCGTGCCTGACCCTCTGCCATAGATACGGAGGGCAGAAATGGGTGGGAGAGTACTAGGCtttgtgggagtggggtgaggaggATCTAGTGGGctgatccctccccacagtgaacaATGCCGGAGTTGGCCAGATTGGTCCCGTAGAGAGCATCAGCCTGGATGAAATGCAGAAGGTTTTTGAGACCAACTTCTTTGGCGCAGTGAGGACCATTAAGGCCATCCTGCCTGGCATGAAGCAGCGGAGGAGTGGGCACATCGTGGTGGTCAGCAGCGTTATGGGATTGCAGGGTGAGAGAGGACTACTAGAATGTTACTAGATGCTGGGTCAAATGGACCCTCCCCTAACCTCCACACAGCCCCCTCATTAGGTGCCTGACCCACTGCAAAGGTTGGGCCAGGATGAAGGCTTCTGGTTCCTCCAGACTGCCCACCCAGGGCAGGGGCCAGGTACTGAACTCTTCCTCAGCTAGTTGAAGCCGGGGGCTTCTCCTCAAACCCAGCCTGAGACCAAATTCTGTGggaagtgatggggaggggagggggttacTTGGCCCCTAGACTGTCCACCTTGGGCAGGGCCCAGACACTgaattttctccctctccattaggtGGCACAGGGCCACCTCAGATCGGGTGCCTGgacagtctccacccccaccaccaccactgtccTCACTCTCCCTGCTGACCATTtccccctcacacacaccccgCCTACACCCTGCACCCTATCCCCTCCAGGTGTTGTCTTCAACGATCTATACGCGGCCTCCAAATTTGCCATAGAGGGTTTCTGCGAGAGTCTGGCCGTCCAGCTCCTCCAGTTCAATATCTTGTGAGCTGCTGGGCCCCATGGTggaggggacaaaggggagagaatgggagatGACTTGAGAGGGCGAATGATCAGGCCCATGCCCCCGCCTTCTGCTCCAGGATCCCCAAACCTCCAGCACAGCCTGCTTTGAATGATCAAAAGAGCCCTCCTGCCCCAGCAGACAATCCTTGAAGAgctaggaggggaggaagaggagtggggagggaaaggaagaagagggagggtaaggggagggggcaggggactgTGTTGCGCTCAGGATCTTATCCATCAAgcgatggtatctactgagcatttactgtgtgcacagcactggactaagcacttaggagagtatgataagaTAGAAGtgggagacgtgatccctgcccacaagatgcttataGTCTCCAGGACTGTAAGCCGTAGCCTTGGGGTGGGGTAGTCATGTGCCGATTTGGGATGGGAAAGGGATGCAGGATGATCTCTTTCCTGCTCTTCGACCTCCTCCtcaacacccttcctcctgccccaccgAGCATCTCCATGGTGGAGCCTGGCCCAGTGAACACAAAGTTCGAGGCCAAGCTAATGGATGAGATCTCCCGTTCGGAGTTTCCTGGGACAGACCTGGACACCATCCATTACTTCAAGGACATCTACCTTCCTGCCTCCCGAGAGATCTTCACGACCCTGGGGCAAAGTCCCCAAACCGTGGCCCAGGTGAGGATGGGGATCCACAAGATAGCACCCACCCTGGGGGATCCATCCCCATAAGAAGTTAGGCGAGTGGAAAGACCAGCAGTTTCCAGAAGGGTCTGGGTAGATCTGCAGACGAGGGATCGTTAGAAGGAAATGTTATGAAGCTTAAGTTCAAGAAGGTTTAGATAAATTCAACCCAccagtactaatagtagtaatagtagtaatggtatttatgaagcactccctgtgggcaaagcactgcactaagcactggaaaagtacacaggtgggaattaggcagggatcctgtccctcgaggatctcacaatctaggagtgtaagttgggaggagggggactgGAGATTGATAAGCAACGCTCCCCTGGGTCAATCCCTGTGGTCTATCGGATCTCCATCCCActggctccctccctctgagTGCCCAATGTTTTCTTCTAGGCCATCGCTCATGTCATTGACCTTGAGCAGCCCCCATTCCGCACCCAGACCAACCCTCTGTACACGCCACTGACCGCACTGAAGTACGCCGATCCCTCAGGCACCCTCTCCGTCCGTACCTTCTACCGCCTCCTCTTCAACTACGGGGCCCTGTTCCGCCTCAGCCTCTGCTGCCTCCGCTGCGTCACTTGCAACTGCTTCCGCCGCAGGATCATCCCCGTGTGAAGGGGGCAGGGGCAAGGGAGGGAACTGGCCTCAGTTGTTGCCCCCACGAACCCAGTAGATCTTCAGTTTAAAATCCCTCCCCCAAACTGATGCTAGCTCTATCTATCCTTATCCCCTGATTCACCTGGGGTCACGGAAGGGGAGTGGGAAGTGGTCACCTGGGGGAAGGGGTGAGCAGGGTAGGGAGGGTACACTGCTCCTTGGGTGGTCTGGGTCTTTTCCAGGACAGGACGACCTGTCGCTTGGCCCGAGCAGCAGCAAACATCAACCCAGTGATTGGGAGCTTCTTTGTCTGGCTGCTGAATGGACATTAATGACGACAGAGTCCCCACCTAAGGACAGACTTAACAAAGGAGAGTCACCGCCACCTCTTAAGCCAGCCCAGTCCTTTCTGGGGTTCACCGACACACAAACTCACACTCAGTCATATGCACAAGCACACGTCAAACACACAGAGACTC
This sequence is a window from Tachyglossus aculeatus isolate mTacAcu1 chromosome X2, mTacAcu1.pri, whole genome shotgun sequence. Protein-coding genes within it:
- the RDH8 gene encoding retinol dehydrogenase 8; its protein translation is MAGSRDTGSRKRTVLITGCSSGIGLQLAVQLAQDPQQRYQVIATMRDLKKKEELEAAAGKALGQTLTIAQLDVCRDESVASCLSGHWGGEVDVLVNNAGVGQIGPVESISLDEMQKVFETNFFGAVRTIKAILPGMKQRRSGHIVVVSSVMGLQGVVFNDLYAASKFAIEGFCESLAVQLLQFNIFISMVEPGPVNTKFEAKLMDEISRSEFPGTDLDTIHYFKDIYLPASREIFTTLGQSPQTVAQAIAHVIDLEQPPFRTQTNPLYTPLTALKYADPSGTLSVRTFYRLLFNYGALFRLSLCCLRCVTCNCFRRRIIPV